In the genome of Phragmites australis chromosome 9, lpPhrAust1.1, whole genome shotgun sequence, the window AGAGATAAGCTACGAGAGCATGGCAACGAAGAATTTATCATTAGAATTATAGGCGCAAGAGAAGGCGACCCAGTACAATACAATTTACCCACGACTGATCAGCTTGCCATGCTTATTGTTGGTGACTTTACATTAGACACATTCAAGCGAGATATAGTGATAGAAACACATAGTGGCCAACTCCACCAGATATCTGCGCTACATCCCGCTTTCATGGCGCTTCAATACCCTCTTCTCTTTCCATATGGCGAGCGCGGTTTCCAAATTGGAATACCCTATAATGACACCAACCCGGTTCAAGGTACAGCGCGTGCTAAAGTGACAATGCAGGACTATTATCGTTATATGttccattataaaaaaaatcagccaAATCCCTACTTATGTTACGGTTCTTTATCAAGCCAGGCCAAGGTTGATGCCCGCGCTTGCATAGATGAAATGAGGCTATGGTTTGTGCTTAGCAATCAATCCAAACTCAGAGTAGAGAATTTACAAGGTATTACTGATGCTGTCAGCCGTGGTTGCACAGATGGCAATGAAATTGGCAAAACAGTCCTACCGGCTTCACACACAGGCGGCAGACGATACATGATCCAAAATTACCACGATAGCATAGCAATATGTAGAGTATACGGCCCACCAGACTTCTTTACAACATTTACATGCGATTCCAAATGACCAGAGATTCATGAAGCCCTATGCAACGAGCCAGGACAAAAAGCAACAGATAGAGCGGATATCATTGTACGAGTATACAACATGAAACTCGAGGAGCTTTTACAGGATATTAAAAGCGGCGTAGTCTTTGGTTCCATTGTCGCAAGTACGTTCCCCTATTCAGAATAGTTTTCCTCTTCGATATTTCTCACTGCCGAATTAACTTGCACGAATACTAACCATGGtcccttttttttaattattaccCTGCGTTTGCCCACATCGCATCAGTCCTACATACCGTCGAGTTCCAGAAGCGTGGCCTACCTCATGCACACATAATTGTGTGGATCTCCCACGACACTTCTCAACCAACAGCTGCGTTCATTGATTCATTTATAAATGCTGAGATCCCGGATCCAAATATTGATCCCCTAGGATACGCATTAGTTGCTGGACATGACACATGGACTATGTGGTAACAACCACCGTGATAGTCCCTGCATGAAAAATGGCAAGTGTTCCAAAGGATACCCTAAAGCTTTACAATCTGAAACCACGATTCAGCAAGATGGCTTCGCCGTATATAAAAGACCTATCAACAACAGATATATTCAAAAAGGAAACATGCGGCTAAACAACCAATGGATAGTTCCCCACAATATGCATTTGTTGAAAAAATTCCAGGCACATATAAATGTAGAGTGGTGCAACAAAAccattttttatcaaatatctaTTTAAATATGTAACCAAAGGTCCAGATTGCGCCAAAATTTATATCCAGAGAATGACTAATGCCCAAGATGCTCCAAATGATAATAATACTCAAACTGTAAATGAGGTTAAGGAATATTTAGATTGTCGCTATATCTGCGAGCAAGATGCATGTTGGCACGTATTCGGATTTGATATCCACCGTCACTTTCCTGCGGTAGAGCGCCTCCCTGTACATTTGCCACATGAAAATAATATAACATATAACAGCAATGCTAATTTGTCCGCAATAGTTTCACAAGAGTTCCTCCGCAAAACAATGTTAACTGAATGGTTCGTCGCCAACCAAAACTATTCTCAAGGAAGAAATCTAACATATTGCGAATTCCCTTCCATGTGGCGATGGGATGAAACACTAAGAATGTGGCGGCCTAGACAAATAGGATAAAAAATAGGCCGTTTATACTATGTGCATCCATCTGTTGGCGAACGCTATTACCTCAGAATGCTGTTAATGATTGTTAAAGGTGCACAAAGTTACAATGATATCAAAAcatataacactattacataTCCAACATTTAAAGAAGCATGCAACTCGCGCGACCTCCTTGGTAATGATCAAGAATGGTTTGATGCTTTCGACGAAGTAGCAACCTGGGCTACTTCCGCGCAGTTAAGGCAGCTGTTTGTTACAATGTTGCTTTTTTGTGAAGTGAATGACGAATACATTTTCTTCGAAAAAGTTTGGCGAGCATTAGCTGATGACATTCAATATAGATTTAGACAGGTCATCAATAATCAAAGCTACCAAATACCTGAACCTGAATTGCGAAATTATTTGCTAAACGATCTGTCAACTCTGATTGCAAAGAATGGAGGCAGGATCAAAGACTTCAACTTGCCGCAGAGAACAGGCAACTCTCAAACAGCGTGCGCGAACCGATTTATAGACGAGGAGTTATCATATAACGTTGAAGACCTGATGCTTAAAGCAGATCAGTTAGTTTCAAAACTTAATGACGAACAACACCATGTCTTCAAACGCATAATAGATGCGGTCCTTAATAATACTCCTGcttccttttttgtttctgGTTATGGAGGTACTGGCAAGACCTATTTATGGAACGCTATAGTTACGTACTTACGAGCGTCTCGAAAAATTGTCCTTACTGTCGCTTCCTCCGGTGTTGCATCATTGCTATTGCCAGGTGGCATAACAGCCCATTCTCACTTCAAAATTCCTTGTGAAATAGATAATGATACTGTTTGCGATATTAAACGAGGCACCATGCTCGCTGAGCTTATTGAGGCAACTTCATTGGTAATTTGGGATGAGGCTCTAATGACGCATAGATCAGCATTCGAAACCTTGGATAGGACATTTCGTGACCTACTATCGTCCCAAACACCATGCATGCAACATATTCCCTTTGGTGGCAAAATTGTTGTTTTGGGAGGTGATTTTAGGCAAATACTACCAGTCATCGAGGGTGGTACAAGGGCACAGATTGTAAATGCGGCAATAATAAACTCGCCCCTTTGGAACAGTATCTCTGTTTTAACATTAAACAAAAACATGAGGCTGCTTTCTCCGCTTTTAGAACCACATGCCCAACAAGAGATTGCTGAATTTAGCAAATGGGTACTAGACCTAGGTGAGGGCAAACTAGAGGCAATTACACACGAAGGTGAATTAGAGCCCACGTGGATACAAATACCTCATGACCTACTGCTCATGACCAATGATGACAAAATTGCTTGCTTAGTCCATGCCATATACCCAGATTTGAACGTAAACTTTCCTGATATTTCATACCTTCGTGCAAGGGCCATACTCACTCCGACAAACGACCTGGCAGATCAAGTCAATACGCATATAGTGTCTATTATTCCTTCCAGTGAAAAGGAATACCTTAGTTGCGACAGGATATCAAAGGCGGAGGGTGTTCATGATTCATATGACCTACTATATCCTGTCGAATTTCTAAATTCATTAAATGGAAATAATTTCCCCCCTCACAAGTTGCACCTTAAAAAAGGGGTTCCAATAATGTTACTTCGTAACTTAAACCAATCTGGAGGCTTATGCAATGGAACACGCCTGATAGTTACAGCTATGGGCGATATGATTATCGAGGCACAAATAATCACTGGCACTCATGCAACCCAGCTTGTATATATTCCCCGCATTTGTTTGACGCTGAAAAACCCTAAATTACCTTTTATACTTGAACGACGTCAATTCCCTATAAAGATATGTTATGCTATGACTATTAATAAAAGCCAAGGACAAACACTCGATAAAGTAGGCGTGTACTTAAAAAAACCTGTATTCACTCATGGTTAATTGTATGTCGCAGTATCTCGTGTTACCTCAAAAACTGGCCTCAAATTATTAATAGAAGATGACAACGGACGCTGCACTGATACAACACGTAACATAGTATATAAAGAAGCTTTGCGATTTATCTCACCTGCAATTGCTTCATGATAGAACAACCATACATTCCCCTATGGGAGAACCAAAAAAACTTGCCACCGTGAAACTGCACGTAAAAAACAGCCGTGCAGCAACTGCAAATACTGCTTGCTTTCCTACTTATAGTTACATACTACAGCAACACAACTATGTATCGAGCTACATTTCCTCATACAAACATACAAATGCCAAAGATATATTTCATCAGTCGTTTATAAAATGCAAGGTACACAGCAGCATCTATTTACAGAGCGATTTTTTTTCATCAATGCCCATTATTTATATCCACTTGGCGCAGGTGATTATATTCATTGCCAGTTCAACCGTTCTATTGTTCCCTAATATTTCCAGTGAATGTACAACCTGTAGATCCTCAACATGGCATTTGATCTCCTCCCGACACTACATCCAAAATCTAAACATTGGGCACGCAAATGGGAATATCGTGCTGGCACTGATGATGGCCCAATAGCGCATGTGGACCTTGTCCTTGCAGATCAGGAGGTACTAAATCATTCCTTCATGTACCTTCCACACTTCTATACCATACATATTACTATGTCTTCCATTTACTTATTATATACCCATCTACATATTCCCTTTTAATTGGTAGCGCACAACAACTCTATGAAAACGAGTGACTCAATTTTGTGCACCGCTGTTTGTTCCAAACAACGAACAGAAAAAATGTTCTACTTTCCTTGATGCAACATATGCTTCTGTTGACCCAACCTGCTGATTATTATACTGAAATCAAGTGTGCATATTTCATGTAGTCTTGTAGCTATCTGGAACCAATAGTGTACACagaatttcaaaattttcaacatACCAAGGGTATGACATACGTACCCACATTCACATGCTTGCATTAATTCTTCTTGCTCATCTAAACATACATATTTTCCATGGTTGCCTACAGACCAATGCCATTTCATAGATCTAATGTGCGGGTCAGCTAAACAATGCTTTTGATTACCTAGGAACTAATAAATTTTGAACCAGATTCTAACAACCATAATTACAATCTACAACTAAATGCTATAAAAAAAACCATTCCTTCAGAGAACCTAcaatttttgaaatatatatatatatacatatatataagtaCACAAAAAAACCATACAAGAGTCTTGCGCTTTTAGAATAAATGCATTCTCTAACTGTTGTTGCAATGCTTCACCGTATCCTTATATACAAATCTCCTTCTCATACCTATTCCTGTTCACAACCCTTGTACCTTAATTGTAGATGATATTGGTGATTATGCGCACTCTATTAACTTTTGCAAATACATAGATAACATATTTCTACTATTTCTAATGAAGTATAGTCCCTATaaaaatttcaataatattagaAAAGAGCTTAGCACAGAGGGTTTGCAATTTTAAAATACAGCCATACTCTAGCTATTGCTGCAATGCTACACTATATCCTTGCTATGCTTTTCGTCTATTCATTGTCCACCAATGTGAATACTTCCACTTAATTCATAGCACTCAGCAGGTTTATCAAAACCTATAATACGCTCGACAACTTTATGAAAACCTATGGCGCAATTTTGCCCACCACTATTTGTTTCAAaccatgagaaaaaaaaagcattcCTTTTTTTTGCGTGAAACATCCAACTCTATCCGATCAACCTACTGCTTGCTATACTGAAATCAAGTGTTCATATTTCGTATATGTTTGTAACTCTCTGCAACCAATAGTATATAcatagtttaaattttttctaagtATCAATAGTATAACATCCATGTCCAAATTCACATACATCTATTACTTCTTTTATTCATTTGAACATGCACATTTTTTCGTACTACCCCACAGACCAATATTGTTTTGTTTCTCCAATATAGAAACCGCATAAAAGATACTTTCCTTATGTACAAAACAATGGATTTTGAAGGAGATTCTAAAAATGATAGTTAAAATATGCACCAAAATGATATAAAAAAGAGAGTTGTTTCACAAACCCTACAATTttaataattctaaaaaaagggCCTTATGACAGCGCTTTTGCGCTTTTAAAATAAAACCATCTTCTAGCTCTTCCCGCAATGCTCCACCATATCACAATATACAAATTCCCTTTTCACAGCTATATCTCCTAAAAAATCTTCTACTTTATTATATATAGTATACGTAATTAGTCATAATTCATTTGGTTTTCTAACTATACATACCATGTCTTCAATATTTCTAGCGAAATATAAACATCACACCAATTGTGGTGCTACTAAAAAAGACTTTAGCACAAAGGATTTACAATTCTAAGATAGATCCATACTTTACCTCTTATTGCAATACATCACCAGATTTTTATGCAGATATCATTCTCATACCTATCCCTATTCAGAACATAACATAGATGATTGTGCATAGCCTATTTACTTTTCCGTATATACACACACCATGGTTTACTATTTGTATTCAAATCCttggccaaaaaaaaatcaaacagtACATGCCTTCGTGTTATTGCCTTGTATCTCCTTCTGTATTACATCGTGTGTAAGTTTTCCTCCATATATGCCACTCATTTATGTCACAATTGACTTATGCATACCTTGTAGCTTCAACAGCTGCACAGATTTTTAAGATCTTACATATAGAGGGTTAAAGGTTCAGGCCCATAGATAATTCCTATTTTGGGCGATTGATAATTTCTAATGCACCATCGTTATGATCCTTGGACAGTAAGAAAGCCAACTGATTTCAATGCAATGCCATTTTTAGAGCCTACCATGAACATTTTCGGTAAAATCAGTTTACCCAAGCGTATTGCTGGACTCTTATATGTTTCAAATTAAATCTGTTGTCTGCCTCGGTTGCCTTATCTGGTTAGGAAGAGTGCCTTGCCAATAGATTTGGTGTTCCATTCTTCACAATACTTTTACCCTTGCCCTATAAATGCAGATGTCTTATTGCACCGCGTCCCTAAGCAGCCAAAAAAGCTTCAACCTCCAGACCTTGAAATCGACACTAAAACAATTTTGCAAACATGCAGCTTCTTGTTCCACATACATATGTGCGAGCACAATTCTTTACATGTCTTGCACACTATATTATCATATGACATATTCTACCTTGCAGACACATAATGCTTTCTAAATTTACACATACAGTTCTAGAATAACAGTTTGATAATTTACGACACTTACTTTCAATTTGACCCTGCAGGGAAATGCCATCTACGCCGAAATACCTAACTCTGAAATAGACAGTAAAAGTCCTTTGATACAAGAGGGTGGCATCTATATCATCAGCCGTTTTAGAGTATCAAAAGCCAAATCCTTTTACAAACCTGTTGATAGACCCTATATGCTAGAATTTACTTGCTACACAAAAATAACTATAGCAAAAGATGTCCCAGAAACGTTCCCAGCATACATCTACAAACTTACACCTTTTGCTGACCTTCCAAGACACGCAGGCGAAAACAGGAACTTCCTAGGTTAATACCAGTGGTGCCTATAATTCAATAAtcatgtactcccacctctcaaaCAGGAACTTAACACATACTAATCTAACCACTGCAGATGTTCTTGGCATGATCACTGAAGTCTCCGACACACACTCGGTGCAGCTTCCAAATCAGCCAACGCCCACTTTAAACAGAGACATTGTCCTTAAAGATCTTAGGTAATCAACACATATTTACAATCTTATATACTAATATCTGTGATACAACATCAACCTGTGTTTTcgattttatatattaattcttTTGACACTCCATCACAAATACAGCCAATACAGCTTTACACAAAACTAATTCTGTTTATCCACAGCAATGCTGAAATTAGATTGACTCTATGGGGCCGACGAGCTGCTGAATTTAGCATCGACAGCATTTACAATGAGGAACAAGCTAAGCCAGTTGTTGTCCTCATCGTTGGCAGCCTCATGAAAACCTATGCAGGTAACCATACCACTACACACAACAACAGCAACTCCTTCACTATGAAAAACCAACATTCCCATTTTGTTCGTTTCAACAGGTCAAGGATATTTGAGCGGGAATACCGCATGTCGCTGGTATTTCAATCCCACAATTCTTGAAGCTGAACAATTTTACACCGCGTAAGCACTACTAAAACTGCTCCATACCATTCAATGACAATCCTATGCCATTCTCTACTCTATTTTTCCTTAAAATATTACTGCATATTCACTAACAAGTATCCATACACAGGCTTCACAATCAGCGCCTACCAATCAAGCATATCACTGCTGCCACACAACAAGCAACTCCGCTGCGAACATCACTTCACCTCGAAGATAAATATCTCAGCGATTTACAAGCAATGGATCCATATGACTTCCCGGTATGCAATATTCAACCTATCATTGTAGCTACCCATTCACAGATTACTTCTTTCCACCACAGTTTTACACCTACCTCTAAATAACAAAGCATAATTAATCATTCCTCCATTATTACCTGCATCCCTTACCAATCACTCAATAAATCCAATGATAGGACGGTGGATATCGCTGCACTATTACTATCACCCGTCTAGTGCTAAACACAGCATGGTGGTTCCCATCATGTAATAGATGCAGCAGAGCCTGTGCACCAGATGCTGATGGTTACAGATGCAACACATGTTCTTGCACAAGCTATCGTTTCAAGTAAGAATCACTCTCCCTTTCCTTACCATACAAACAGATGTACACTGATTGATATTACTGATAAAAATTGACTTATCTAGATACAAGCTATGCTTCATTGCAAATGATGGAACTGCCGAAGCTGAGATGATAGCTTTTGGCGACGTTGCCCGGCGTATTGTAGGTAAACCTGTCCAACAAGTCCTGCGATCATCAAGATCTGCAAATAACACACCGCCAGACATCGCAGCTATAGTGTCTTTAAAATTCACTCTAGCAGTTACCTTAACAGAACAGAGCTACTACAACCCCCAAAAATCATACCAAGTGAACTCTGTTGTTACTGCTTATGGAAGGCAGCACGCACTCCCACACACAGGAGATGACCAGCAAAAACAGCCAGCAACTTCTCAAATCCCAATCCATTCACTCACATATCCAACATCGTCAAGCACCCACCCAACATCTCAAACACTAGACTATCCCATCAGTTCTTATGCTGCTCCACCTGATCCTGCGGTACCATCTGAACCCAAGAGCACCGCACCATCACTGCAACCAGATATTGAGAAAGTGACTGCCAAGAACACGCCACCAGATGCCATAAGAATGCACCCTTTTTTGTAGCCTATTACATAGCACATAAACACACATGCCACTTTTTGTTGTGATTACAAGCCAATAAATTAAATTCATTTTGCAGACCCCTCCCCCATCACTGGACCATGATGAGACACCATTGAAGAAATCTAAACTCATGTAACTGTCCATCACCAttacatataaaataaatatcctTACTATTCTACTGCATAACATAACAAGTGTTTATCCCTATAACATGCAGACATGATATTGGTTCATCTAAACATTCCGCTGCTCACAAAAGGCTATTCCAAGATACTGTAGACACTACAAAGGCAAGCATACCTTCTCCTCACTGCTTAACCCCTCCTATGCATTTAGTCACTCATCCAACTGACTCAACTTTGCACATATGCTTCTCTATTTAACTAGAGCGACAGTACTATCCGCAAAAGAAGCAAAAATGATTCTCCCGGATCAACAGCAGGCGCATCACTCCACCTGGCGACAGATCAGTACAGAATAAGCCTCCTCCAACCTTCCAATTTACATAACCTCTTTTGCAATCAGTCTTAGTATTGATATTGTCACATTATTGTCTATTCACACAGGACTGCTTTCCAGGAACCCACAAATGAAGCCACAAAAGCGCCCAATCTGAAACCTCCTCCAGCACACAAAAACAAATAACAAAGGTTGTTTCAATCATATACCACCTTTTTACTATCTATT includes:
- the LOC133928195 gene encoding uncharacterized protein LOC133928195, which gives rise to MYSHLSNRNLTHTNLTTADVLGMITEVSDTHSVQLPNQPTPTLNRDIVLKDLSNAEIRLTLWGRRAAEFSIDSIYNEEQAKPVVVLIVGSLMKTYAGQGYLSGNTACRWYFNPTILEAEQFYTALHNQRLPIKHITAATQQATPLRTSLHLEDKYLSDLQAMDPYDFPFYTYL